A genomic region of Micromonospora sp. NBC_01796 contains the following coding sequences:
- a CDS encoding helix-turn-helix transcriptional regulator gives MTDLFGRAHEVGVLDGLIAGARQGGGSLLLRGDAGVGKSALLRAATAIADRHGHLVLTAGGADGDAAPYVSFRRILPPRMIDAADLPPAQRAALLAATRTDDPAAVPEPFLVGMAALTVLTDAPEDRPITLIVDDAHWLDAHSRAVIAFLGRRLAADPVLLIVATRPVDDPATALDATTTLTVPPLPADAATALLDSVAAGLDPLVRGQILHAARGNPLALTELPRTWASTAPPAATIPVGDHIRSSFAGSYRRLPPISRDVLLIAALDEHSATTEILHAAELFAGRPIPHGALSPSASAALITVSRTDVVFRHPLVRAAVIESEDAERVRAGHHALAVALERSDHRRALTHRAQAAHGTDDILAADLAAAAEEGRHRAETTTAIWLMERAAGVTTDPSLRGHRQLIAATWAYELGDRRTVDRLVTRARAEPLTPLDQIRAAWLAEIFTGHGTDILALHRDVQLARDAGDLELAWNVLMSIASRCYWAPPDEPTRQLLAATAQALPVAGSEYRLVFALSGIDQVSHTARILAECRRALTRDVPDANALRMYAMSAVVVGDALVARTFGDEAERLLRAQGRLGLLPHVLLTRIQADWSIGHWDRARTALDEGRRLAAETSQPTWRNSARLNEARLAALTGSFEHLARTLAEIDAEALAQGTTSFLPRVQVVRGTALVARGRYEHGFDVLRRVFDPQDPLYDPRSTFPAIMFLADAAVHTGRGSPALELIDGVRRLLGPTPPVDFRVVDAYASAVLADSEASFLAALEGEAAHWPWVLARLRLAYGTLLRRRRRDADAVPYLQLALAGLSRMGALPWVEQAQQQLRAAGAHTSQPGVVPQQVLNAQELQIATLAATGLSNREIGTQLFLSPRTVGSHLYRIFPKLGITSRGQLTALLNTTSAN, from the coding sequence ATGACCGACCTGTTCGGCAGGGCGCACGAGGTTGGTGTGCTCGACGGCCTGATCGCCGGTGCGCGCCAGGGCGGCGGGTCGTTGCTGCTGCGCGGTGACGCCGGCGTCGGCAAGTCGGCACTGCTGCGCGCGGCCACCGCGATCGCCGACCGCCACGGACACCTGGTGCTGACCGCCGGCGGCGCCGACGGTGACGCGGCCCCCTACGTCAGCTTCCGCCGGATCCTGCCACCCCGGATGATCGACGCCGCGGACCTGCCGCCCGCCCAACGCGCCGCACTGCTCGCGGCGACCCGTACGGACGACCCCGCCGCCGTCCCCGAGCCGTTCCTGGTCGGCATGGCCGCCCTGACCGTCCTCACCGACGCCCCCGAGGACCGGCCGATCACGCTCATCGTCGACGACGCCCATTGGCTGGACGCACACTCCCGCGCCGTGATCGCGTTCCTCGGCCGCCGGCTCGCCGCCGACCCGGTGCTGCTGATCGTGGCGACCAGACCCGTCGACGACCCCGCCACCGCCCTCGACGCGACCACGACCCTCACCGTGCCGCCGCTGCCTGCCGACGCCGCGACCGCACTGCTCGACTCGGTCGCCGCCGGCCTGGACCCGCTCGTCCGCGGCCAGATCCTGCACGCCGCCCGCGGCAACCCCTTGGCACTGACCGAACTGCCCCGCACCTGGGCCAGCACGGCACCCCCCGCCGCGACCATCCCCGTCGGCGACCACATCCGGTCCAGCTTCGCCGGCAGCTACCGCCGCCTGCCACCGATCAGCCGCGACGTCCTGCTGATCGCCGCCCTGGACGAACACTCCGCCACCACGGAGATCCTCCACGCGGCCGAACTCTTCGCCGGCCGACCGATCCCGCACGGCGCCCTGAGCCCGTCCGCGTCGGCCGCCCTGATCACGGTCTCCCGTACCGACGTCGTCTTCCGCCACCCGTTGGTACGGGCAGCCGTCATCGAATCCGAGGACGCCGAACGTGTGCGGGCCGGACACCACGCCCTTGCCGTTGCCCTGGAACGCTCGGATCACCGCCGCGCCCTGACCCACCGGGCCCAGGCCGCCCACGGCACGGATGACATCCTCGCCGCTGACCTTGCCGCCGCCGCTGAGGAAGGCCGCCACCGCGCCGAGACGACGACCGCGATCTGGCTCATGGAACGCGCCGCCGGCGTCACCACCGACCCGAGTCTGCGCGGCCACCGGCAACTGATCGCCGCCACCTGGGCGTACGAGCTCGGCGACCGCCGTACCGTCGACCGGCTGGTCACCCGCGCCCGCGCCGAGCCCCTGACCCCGCTCGACCAGATCCGCGCCGCGTGGCTCGCCGAGATCTTCACCGGGCACGGCACCGACATCCTTGCCCTGCACCGCGACGTGCAGCTCGCCCGGGACGCCGGCGACCTCGAACTTGCCTGGAACGTCCTCATGTCCATCGCCTCCCGCTGCTACTGGGCACCACCGGACGAGCCGACCCGGCAACTGCTCGCCGCCACCGCGCAGGCGCTGCCCGTCGCCGGGTCCGAGTACCGCCTGGTCTTCGCCCTGTCCGGCATCGACCAGGTCAGCCACACCGCCCGCATCCTCGCCGAATGCCGCCGCGCCCTGACCCGGGACGTCCCGGACGCCAACGCCCTACGGATGTACGCGATGAGCGCGGTCGTCGTCGGCGACGCGCTCGTCGCCCGGACGTTCGGCGACGAGGCCGAGCGCCTACTGCGCGCCCAGGGCCGCCTCGGGCTCCTGCCGCACGTCCTGCTCACCCGCATCCAGGCAGACTGGTCCATCGGCCACTGGGACCGCGCCCGGACCGCCCTCGACGAGGGCCGCCGCCTCGCCGCCGAGACCAGCCAACCAACCTGGCGCAACTCGGCCCGCCTGAACGAGGCTCGCCTCGCCGCCCTGACGGGCTCGTTCGAACACCTCGCGCGAACCTTGGCCGAGATCGACGCCGAGGCGCTCGCCCAGGGCACCACCAGTTTCCTGCCCCGCGTGCAGGTCGTGCGCGGCACGGCGTTGGTGGCCCGCGGCAGGTACGAGCACGGGTTCGACGTGCTCCGGCGCGTCTTCGATCCGCAGGATCCGTTGTACGACCCCCGCAGCACCTTCCCCGCGATCATGTTCCTGGCCGACGCCGCGGTGCACACCGGCCGCGGTTCGCCCGCGCTGGAGCTCATCGACGGGGTTCGCCGGCTGCTCGGCCCGACCCCACCGGTCGACTTCCGGGTCGTGGACGCCTACGCCAGCGCGGTCCTCGCCGACAGCGAAGCGTCCTTCCTGGCCGCGTTGGAGGGCGAGGCAGCTCATTGGCCCTGGGTGCTGGCGCGGCTCCGGCTGGCGTACGGCACGTTGCTCCGCCGGCGTCGTAGGGACGCCGATGCGGTGCCGTACCTGCAGTTGGCCCTCGCCGGGCTGTCTCGGATGGGTGCGCTGCCCTGGGTGGAACAGGCCCAGCAGCAGTTGCGCGCCGCCGGCGCCCATACCTCCCAACCGGGCGTGGTGCCGCAGCAGGTGCTGAACGCGCAGGAACTGCAGATCGCCACTCTGGCCGCCACCGGCCTCAGCAACCGCGAGATCGGCACACAACTGTTCCTGTCCCCACGGACGGTCGGCTCCCACCTGTACCGCATCTTTCCGAAACTCGGTATCACCTCCAGGGGACAGCTGACCGCCCTGCTGAACACGACGTCGGCCAACTGA
- a CDS encoding LuxR C-terminal-related transcriptional regulator: MAAARQADVDSHGAGRAAALREVIAYLRGASSVDSGLYLQGSAGVGMSTVLSSVAARARRRGHRPIVISGSRAERDVAFAGLHQMLHACRRLPTARPLVDLLTAAVGGTAAGLDPAAGLDPAVVKAVRSLLAAITVDAPALVVVDNAHRLDAQTSATMASALAGAPVPGLAVVLGGHPVGAGAWPSLRTRTLPGLPEAAARRLLLARAPGLDRWLADRIVDEAAGRPLALVELPIAWRDRYTPGADLLEQHSPLTTRLAQSLLEQVTAPPPEGALGLPDVPEAGGRHTDPLLAAALARTADPADPPATHPEPVGPIQRAVAVMRSGQRDEQAAGALIEGASAAADLGRFEVAAALLDDMPERINPIDAVRRDLILRRASDGTWPRLPAEMLCTVADTCRGAGNPDLALDLLAGFAETVTWTDLDEPDRQRLLVSLGALDRHRADPRRLLVAATLAGHQGHVGVDASRQAGLALRRLGHLEPAIAYLEPVVATLTRQRRMGLLVPAAAALADAQLFLGRWNDADRHLRAATDAAERTGQVVWLAYLQATAALLHAWRGDLDTARGAADAAELAVGDRPVWPVRLRVAAARGIALMTEERFAEACVAMEPVMVGPSVRAYTIDLAVVATLHAEAASRGRPRPERQLPDNLSPDGEAHRLYARALLQPLKATFTDLLERTGRLPWLRARVQLTYGSWLRRDRRVGEAREQLHAARAGFAALSARHWSDRTEQELRAAGTDQRRGLLTPQELAVVKLAATGLSNREIGARLDLSARTVESHLARAFPKLSISSRHQLPARLYELT, encoded by the coding sequence ATGGCAGCGGCACGGCAGGCGGACGTCGATTCGCACGGTGCCGGGCGAGCAGCGGCGTTGCGAGAGGTTATCGCCTACCTGCGTGGGGCTTCGTCCGTCGATTCCGGTTTGTACCTGCAGGGAAGTGCCGGCGTCGGCATGTCGACGGTGCTGTCCAGCGTCGCGGCCCGGGCGCGGCGTCGCGGTCATCGTCCCATCGTGATCAGCGGGTCTCGTGCGGAGCGTGACGTCGCGTTCGCGGGACTGCACCAGATGCTGCACGCGTGCCGGCGCCTGCCCACCGCTCGTCCGCTGGTCGACCTGCTGACGGCGGCCGTCGGGGGGACTGCCGCCGGCCTCGATCCGGCTGCCGGCCTCGACCCGGCGGTGGTGAAGGCCGTCAGATCGCTGCTCGCGGCGATCACCGTGGACGCGCCCGCGCTGGTCGTCGTCGACAACGCCCACCGCCTCGACGCGCAGACGTCCGCGACCATGGCGTCCGCGCTCGCTGGTGCACCCGTGCCCGGCCTGGCCGTCGTGTTGGGCGGGCACCCGGTGGGCGCGGGGGCGTGGCCGTCGCTGCGAACCCGGACGCTGCCCGGTCTACCGGAAGCCGCGGCCCGGCGGCTGCTGCTCGCCCGGGCGCCGGGACTGGACCGGTGGCTCGCCGACCGGATCGTGGACGAGGCCGCAGGCCGGCCGCTCGCACTGGTCGAACTGCCGATCGCCTGGCGCGACCGGTACACACCCGGCGCCGACCTCCTGGAGCAACACTCGCCGCTGACGACACGGCTCGCGCAGTCGCTGCTGGAACAGGTCACCGCGCCGCCCCCGGAGGGCGCTCTCGGCCTGCCGGACGTCCCGGAGGCCGGGGGCAGGCACACCGATCCGCTACTGGCCGCCGCGCTGGCGCGGACGGCGGACCCCGCCGACCCGCCCGCGACCCACCCGGAGCCCGTCGGGCCCATCCAACGCGCCGTGGCCGTGATGCGATCCGGGCAGCGCGACGAGCAGGCCGCCGGAGCGCTCATCGAGGGTGCGAGTGCCGCCGCGGACCTCGGCCGGTTCGAGGTGGCCGCGGCGCTGCTCGACGACATGCCGGAGCGGATCAACCCGATCGACGCCGTCCGCCGCGACCTGATACTCCGCCGGGCCAGCGACGGGACCTGGCCCCGGCTGCCGGCGGAGATGCTGTGCACCGTCGCCGACACCTGCCGCGGCGCCGGCAACCCCGACCTGGCCCTCGATCTCCTCGCCGGGTTCGCCGAAACCGTCACCTGGACCGACCTCGACGAGCCGGACCGCCAGCGGCTTCTCGTTTCGCTCGGCGCCCTCGACCGGCACCGCGCCGACCCACGCCGGCTGCTGGTCGCCGCGACCCTCGCCGGCCACCAAGGCCACGTCGGCGTCGACGCCAGCAGGCAGGCGGGGCTGGCGCTGCGGCGGCTGGGCCACCTCGAGCCCGCCATCGCGTACCTGGAACCCGTCGTCGCGACGCTGACCCGGCAGCGCCGCATGGGCCTGCTGGTGCCGGCCGCGGCAGCCCTCGCCGACGCACAGCTGTTCCTCGGCCGGTGGAACGACGCCGACCGGCACCTGCGGGCCGCGACCGATGCAGCGGAGCGCACCGGCCAGGTTGTGTGGCTGGCGTACCTGCAGGCGACGGCAGCGCTGCTGCACGCCTGGCGCGGTGATCTCGACACCGCCCGCGGCGCCGCCGACGCGGCCGAGTTGGCGGTGGGGGACCGGCCGGTGTGGCCGGTACGGCTGCGGGTGGCGGCCGCCCGGGGGATCGCGCTGATGACCGAGGAACGCTTCGCCGAGGCGTGCGTGGCAATGGAACCCGTGATGGTCGGCCCGAGCGTTCGTGCGTACACGATCGACCTTGCCGTCGTCGCGACCCTCCACGCGGAGGCCGCCAGCCGCGGCCGGCCACGACCCGAGCGCCAGTTGCCGGACAACCTGTCACCCGACGGCGAGGCGCACCGCCTGTACGCACGGGCGCTGCTGCAACCACTCAAGGCGACGTTCACCGACCTGCTCGAGCGGACCGGGCGGCTGCCGTGGCTACGGGCGCGGGTCCAGCTCACCTACGGGTCATGGCTGCGGCGTGACCGGCGCGTCGGCGAGGCACGTGAGCAGCTGCACGCCGCCCGTGCCGGGTTCGCCGCGCTGTCCGCCCGGCACTGGTCCGACCGCACGGAGCAGGAGCTGCGCGCGGCCGGCACCGACCAGCGCCGAGGGCTGCTCACACCGCAGGAGCTCGCGGTCGTCAAGCTCGCCGCGACCGGTCTGTCCAACCGCGAGATCGGTGCGCGGCTGGACCTGTCGGCACGCACCGTCGAATCGCACCTCGCTCGGGCCTTCCCGAAACTGTCGATCAGCTCCCGCCACCAGCTCCCCGCCCGCCTGTACGAGCTGACATGA
- a CDS encoding penicillin acylase family protein translates to MGLGAVVRRTEHGIPHILARDIYHTWVNQSRTVERLLAGPPPIGPSSQARELVRGYAAGYNRYLAERTVAGLPDAACRGAGWVRPITELDVWRRAYQIAELNGGEAASYAIASAAPPGTAADPALVPAADASPRTPTGASHSPRTPAGLASNAIGIGRAASAGRTGLLLANPHLPWNGDLRLYQPHLTIPGELDVSGAGFYGLPVVNIGHNDRLAWSHTASTAQTTTMSRLTLVPGDPTSYLLDGRPRRMEQATVRVTVPRADGQLGQVSHKVYRTPDGPIVAGGSVPWSQEHAYAMRDANAGNLRVLDQTLDMGRSRDVTRLHESLTRHLGIPWANTIAADADGAAYFSGVQVVPHVSDELIGRCGSRTEYGEIVLDGSRSSCGWGSDADAVAPGLLGPGRLPTLTRTDSFNLMTDEWEPASGESLPDVAHGSSFIMAVELTAAGPRTRTLLTYGQSSNVGSPYRTDQARRYSAKRWVTERFTPAEITSDPALRVRTLRR, encoded by the coding sequence GTGGGACTCGGCGCGGTGGTACGCCGGACCGAGCACGGCATCCCGCACATCCTCGCCCGCGACATCTACCACACCTGGGTCAACCAGTCCCGAACGGTGGAGCGGCTACTGGCCGGCCCACCGCCGATCGGGCCGTCGTCGCAGGCTCGGGAGCTGGTCCGGGGGTACGCCGCAGGCTACAACCGGTACCTGGCCGAGCGGACCGTAGCGGGGCTGCCGGATGCGGCCTGCCGCGGGGCGGGGTGGGTACGGCCGATCACGGAGCTGGACGTGTGGCGGCGGGCGTACCAGATCGCGGAGCTCAACGGCGGCGAGGCCGCCAGCTACGCGATCGCGAGCGCCGCGCCACCCGGAACCGCGGCCGACCCTGCCCTCGTGCCGGCCGCGGACGCGTCGCCCCGCACACCGACGGGTGCGTCGCACTCACCCCGCACCCCGGCAGGGTTGGCCAGCAACGCCATCGGGATCGGCCGGGCGGCGTCGGCCGGCCGCACCGGACTGCTCTTGGCCAACCCGCACCTGCCATGGAACGGTGACCTGCGCCTGTACCAACCGCACCTCACCATTCCCGGCGAGCTCGACGTCAGCGGTGCCGGGTTCTACGGCCTGCCGGTGGTGAACATCGGCCACAACGACCGGCTGGCCTGGAGTCATACCGCGTCGACCGCGCAGACCACGACGATGTCCCGGCTCACGCTCGTCCCCGGTGACCCGACCAGCTACCTGTTGGACGGCCGGCCGCGTCGGATGGAACAGGCCACGGTCCGGGTCACTGTGCCGCGGGCCGACGGCCAGCTCGGTCAGGTCAGCCACAAGGTCTACCGAACACCGGACGGCCCGATCGTCGCCGGCGGGTCGGTGCCCTGGTCGCAGGAGCACGCGTACGCGATGCGCGACGCGAACGCCGGCAACCTGCGTGTCCTCGACCAGACGCTGGACATGGGCCGTTCCCGCGACGTGACCCGGCTACACGAGTCGTTGACCCGGCACCTCGGCATCCCGTGGGCGAACACGATCGCCGCCGACGCCGACGGCGCCGCGTACTTCAGCGGGGTGCAGGTTGTCCCGCACGTCAGCGACGAGCTGATCGGCCGCTGCGGCAGCAGGACCGAGTACGGCGAAATCGTCCTCGACGGCAGCCGCTCCTCCTGCGGTTGGGGCAGCGACGCGGACGCGGTGGCTCCCGGCCTCCTCGGTCCGGGCCGGCTGCCGACGCTGACCCGTACCGACAGTTTCAACCTCATGACCGACGAGTGGGAGCCGGCTTCGGGTGAGTCGCTGCCGGACGTGGCGCACGGGTCGTCCTTCATCATGGCCGTCGAGCTCACCGCGGCCGGGCCGCGTACCCGCACGCTGCTCACGTACGGCCAGTCCAGCAACGTGGGCTCGCCGTACCGCACCGACCAGGCCCGCCGGTACTCGGCGAAGCGGTGGGTCACCGAACGGTTCACCCCGGCCGAGATCACCAGTGACCCGGCGCTGAGGGTCCGCACGCTCCGCCGTTGA
- a CDS encoding maleylpyruvate isomerase family mycothiol-dependent enzyme, with translation MDTSTYLNAVVEQTSTFADWVHGRDAATPVPTCPKWTLADLVDHVGATQHMVTMLVGERLTEPSRAFAGYVPAPTDSAQWRVWLTDAAAEAKQAFESVADDTPVWDPSGGDAGVPFWSRRLLGEACVHRADAAAALGLRYELAPEPAVAAIEDWLDTMTSRGYWENRPDFADAMRGAGQTLHFHATDASGEWVARREPDMVVLERTHTKADVAVRGSAAELLLVLSRRRPLDAAPTLEVHGDRALLDHWIEHMNWVTD, from the coding sequence ATGGACACGTCCACCTATTTGAATGCTGTTGTCGAACAGACGAGCACGTTCGCCGACTGGGTACACGGCAGGGACGCGGCGACCCCGGTACCGACATGCCCGAAGTGGACCCTGGCCGATCTGGTCGACCATGTCGGCGCGACACAGCACATGGTGACAATGCTCGTGGGTGAGCGATTGACCGAGCCGAGCAGGGCCTTCGCCGGCTACGTTCCAGCCCCGACCGATTCGGCCCAGTGGCGCGTCTGGCTGACCGACGCCGCGGCCGAAGCGAAGCAGGCGTTCGAATCGGTCGCCGACGACACACCGGTGTGGGATCCGTCAGGCGGCGACGCGGGCGTGCCGTTCTGGTCGCGTCGACTGCTCGGCGAGGCTTGCGTGCATCGCGCCGACGCGGCGGCGGCGCTCGGTTTGCGGTACGAGCTGGCGCCGGAGCCCGCCGTTGCGGCAATCGAGGACTGGCTGGACACGATGACGTCCCGCGGCTACTGGGAGAACAGGCCGGACTTCGCCGATGCGATGCGCGGCGCGGGCCAGACCCTGCATTTCCACGCCACCGACGCATCCGGGGAGTGGGTGGCACGCCGGGAACCGGACATGGTCGTCCTGGAGCGCACGCACACCAAGGCGGACGTCGCGGTACGCGGCTCAGCCGCCGAACTACTGCTCGTGCTCAGCAGGCGTCGCCCGCTGGATGCGGCTCCCACCCTGGAGGTGCACGGCGATCGGGCGCTACTCGACCACTGGATCGAACACATGAACTGGGTCACCGACTGA
- a CDS encoding alpha/beta hydrolase, whose product MSTIVLIHGLWVTPRSWEHWIPYYEAQGHTVVAPAYPGFEVEVEALRADPTPIATATVPQTLTHLEKIITALPEPPILIGHSFGGTLTQLLMDRGYGAAGVVIDSAPPEGIRVTPPSQIRSLFPILNNPAKRHQAAGFTPAQFHYAFTNTLPEDEALAAYERYAIPAPGSWVWAYGLIANFTPGRQETWVDFRNERRAPLLFIAGGADHIMPPSVNKSNAHHYQAAGTVTDYHEFPGRSHWTCAEPGWEQVADYALNWASQHLR is encoded by the coding sequence ATGAGCACGATCGTCCTCATCCACGGCCTGTGGGTCACCCCGCGCAGTTGGGAGCACTGGATCCCGTACTACGAGGCGCAGGGTCACACCGTCGTTGCGCCCGCCTACCCCGGCTTCGAGGTAGAGGTCGAAGCGTTGCGCGCCGACCCGACCCCGATCGCCACCGCCACCGTGCCGCAGACCCTCACGCACCTGGAGAAGATCATCACGGCGCTGCCCGAGCCGCCGATCCTCATCGGCCACTCGTTCGGCGGCACGCTGACGCAGCTACTGATGGACCGCGGGTACGGCGCCGCGGGCGTGGTCATCGACTCGGCCCCGCCGGAGGGTATCCGGGTCACCCCGCCGTCGCAGATCCGTTCCCTGTTCCCGATCCTGAACAATCCCGCGAAGCGGCACCAGGCGGCCGGGTTCACCCCGGCGCAGTTCCACTACGCGTTCACCAACACGCTGCCCGAGGACGAGGCGCTCGCCGCCTACGAGCGGTACGCGATCCCCGCCCCGGGCAGCTGGGTATGGGCCTACGGGCTCATCGCGAACTTCACGCCCGGGCGTCAGGAGACCTGGGTCGACTTCCGCAACGAGCGGCGAGCCCCGCTGCTGTTCATCGCCGGCGGTGCCGACCACATCATGCCGCCGTCGGTGAACAAGTCCAACGCCCACCACTACCAGGCGGCCGGCACCGTCACCGACTACCACGAGTTCCCGGGCCGCTCGCACTGGACGTGCGCCGAACCAGGTTGGGAGCAGGTCGCCGACTACGCCCTGAACTGGGCGTCACAGCACCTCCGGTAG